One window of Aspergillus oryzae RIB40 DNA, chromosome 3 genomic DNA carries:
- a CDS encoding TauD/TfdA family dioxygenase (predicted protein), giving the protein MDQYVDSFPYFPDRTEYEARARSVPQHEIEEAVLPEGFPIYLSSKMAWDRESISSYEDDYILKLDDSQLKEIDDALQHFKALGQPLELLSPATFPLPSLHSVLRGVSDNIHKGTGFSLVRGIPVDRYSAEENMIIYVGISSHIGRMRGRQGYQYNVSPVDVVVTHITDMRPPSDPTLSVRVAGYTNEDMPFHTDDGDIVSLFALGEPAEGGESQLASGWRVYNELARTRPDIIQVLASDWPIPRSKKEDPFLYRPLIHYQNCSGTPERLLINFSRRWLAGYGDLKRTRLLSVRQAEALDALHFLAERFHISMKLQKGDMQFFNNWSILHARRGYKDGPQRKRHLLRLWLRDPDNAWPTPKLLQHKLDAIYSKDQSRGPQVFPPYPYTTV; this is encoded by the exons ATGGATCAGTACGTTGATAGTTTCCCCTATTTTCCAGACCGTACGGAATACGAAGCCCGAGCACGATCGGTTCCACAACATGAAATCGAAGAAGCTGTTCTACCAGAGGGATTCCCAATCTACTTATCCTCAAAAATGGCTTGGGACAGGGAGAGTATTTCGTCCTACGAGGACGACTACATATTAAAGTTGGATGATTCCCAGCTGAAGGAAATCGACGATGCGCTGCAGCATTTCAAGG CTCTAGGGCAGCCATTGGAGCTTCTTAGCCCTGCCACTTTCCCCCTACCATCGCTACATTCTGTCCTACGCGGTGTATCGGATAATATCCACAAAGGCACTGGATTCTCCCTGGTCAGGGGTATTCCCGTTGATCGGTATTCGGCAGAAGAGAATATGATAATATATGTTGGCATCTCATCTCATATAGGCCGCATGCGTGGCCGTCAGGGCTACCAGTATAATGTATCTCCTGTAGACGTTGTTGTTACGCACATTACCGATATGAGGCCTCCTTCTGACCCAACACTCTCTGTCAGGGTTGCAGGTTATACTAACGAAGATATGCCATTCCACACAGACGATGGAGACATAGTATCTCTTTTCGCATTAGGCGAACCGGCCGAAGGGGGTGAGAGCCAATTAGCCAGCGGTTGGAGAGTCTATAATGAGCTTGCGAGAACTAGGCCTGATATCATTCAGGTTTTGGCCAGCGACTGGCCTATCCCAAG GTCCAAAAAGGAGGATCCTTTTCTCTACCGGCCTCTGATACACTACCAGAATTGTTCGGGAACACCGGAAAGACTGTTGATCAATTTTTCCAGAAGATGGCTAGCAGGCTATGGCGACCTCAAGCGCACGAGACTGCTTTCTGTGAGACAGGCCGAGGCTCTTGATGCCCTGCACTTCTTAGCAGAAAGGTTCCACATATCGATGAAGCTGCAGAAGGGAGACATGCAGTTCTTCAATAATTGGAGTATCCTACATGCTAGAAGAGGCTATAAAGATGGACCTCAACGGAA ACGACACCTCTTACGACTATGGCTGAGGGATCCTGATAACGCGTGGCCGACCCCAAAACTGCTTCAGCACAAATTGGATGCTATTTATAGCAAAGACCAATCGCGAGGGCCGCAAGTATTTCCACCATACCCCTACACGACTGTATAG
- a CDS encoding TauD/TfdA family dioxygenase (predicted protein): protein MASGIQQVSYHLNRNDYHSRIFNHAQRRSIGTSLPPGFPKRLESKMAWEAKDISLDHALGGGTPYLLILQGPQLAEIDAALKHFQCLAQPMEALNPSTFPLPGLSLILRSVSSNLHSGYGFTLIRGVPVERYTREENMIIYVGISSHIGAMRGRQDHQFKGQPADVMLAHITDMRRPDGEQNYALAAYTDSEVVFHTDVGDIVSLFVLSEPANGGESLLASGWTVYNALAENRPDLVRVLAEDWPIPSAQEPGLIKYRPLLFYQPASGSTPERVILQFSRRSFSGFGAHSQLNRLSPAQVEALDALHFLAEKFHVAMDLKRGDMQFINNLSMIHARNSYVDGPGSRRHLLRLWLRDSENGWATPDALRSRADRLYDEKFRRGPQIFPVDAIPRSVGKVRVGTTQNS from the exons ATGGCTTCAGGAATTCAACAGGTCTCTTATCATTTAAATCGCAATGATTATCACTCTCGCATATTCAATCACGCACAACGACGATCTATAGGCACGAGCCTTCCTCCTGGATTTCCCAAGAGGCTGGAATCCAAGATGGCTTGGGAAGCAAAGGATATTTCCCTGGACCACGCTCTCGGTGGTGGGACTCCATACTTGTTGATTCTGCAGGGCCCGCAGTTGGCCGAGATTGATGCAGCGCTGAAACACTTTCAAT GTTTGGCTCAGCCAATGGAAGCTCTTAATCCGTCAACCTTTCCTCTGCCGGGTTTGTCTTTGATTCTCCGGTCTGTATCGAGCAATCTACATTCGGGCTATGGCTTTACTCTCATTCGTGGAGTCCCAGTGGAACGCTATACCCGCGAAGAGAACATGATCATTTATGTCGGAATCTCATCCCACATCGGCGCCATGCGAGGCCGCCAAGACCATCAATTTAAGGGCCAACCAGCGGATGTCATGCTGGCCCATATCACCGACATGCGACGTCCAGACGGTGAGCAAAATTACGCCCTGGCAGCGTATACCGACAGCGAAGTGGTATTCCACACCGATGTAGGGGATATAGTGTCCCTCTTTGTGCTTAGCGAGCCAGCAAATGGCGGTGAAAGTCTGCTTGCGAGTGGATGGACAGTGTACAATGCACTGGCTGAGAACCGCCCGGATCTAGTCCGCGTTTTGGCAGAAGACTGGCCGATCCCAAG TGCACAGGAACCTGGTCTCATTAAGTATAGACCGCTACTATTTTATCAGCCTGCCAGCGGTTCAACTCCCGAACGTGTGATTTTGCAATTCTCGCGGCGCTCATTCTCTGGGTTTGGAGCCCACTCCCAGCTGAACAGGCTCTCTCCTGCCCAGGTGGAGGCGCTGGATGCTCTCCACTTTTTGGCAGAGAAGTTCCATGTGGCAATGGACCTGAAAAGGGGCGATATGCAATTCATCAATAACCTTAGTATGATCCATGCTCGAAATAGCTATGTAGATGGTCCAGGAAGTCG ACGCCACCTGCTGCGCCTATGGCTTCGTGATTCCGAAAACGGGTGGGCCACGCCTGATGCGCTGCGCAGTCGTGCAGATCGGCTTTATGACGAAAAATTCCGACGCGGACCGCAGATTTTTCCCGTGGATGCGATCCCTAGATCGGTGGGGAAGGTCAGGGTTGGAACCACCCAAAACTcgtaa
- a CDS encoding uncharacterized protein (predicted protein), with product MTALTRHDQALFETTRRVLAEVVNEGLVRAKVEVTAPEGPGTLCLLSPQDVSWVKVGVTPGTVIEMKEDRVVSVIRPESLQPPVIVGETGNQELDPGAIFAVLSALLKDVADGTVLEAIVRELRNSATNQGSTRLRLGGYICEVGTGIDKWPSESPSMTPQIVVYVLCWG from the exons ATGACAGCCCTCACCAGGCACGACCAAGCTCTGTTTGAGACAACGAGACGAGTTCTCGCCGAAGTAGTCAATGAAGGACTGGTTCGTGCGAAGGTCGAAGTTACTGCACCTGAAGGACCAGGTACACTTTGCTTACTGAGTCCTCAAGATGTCAGCTGGGTTAAGGTCGGGGTCACACCCGGCACTGTTATTGAGATGAAAGAGGATCGTGTGGTTTCTGTGATACGGCCAGAGAGCCTACAGCCGCCTGTAATTGTCGGGGAAACTGGAAATCAAGAGCTGGATCCGGGCGCAATATTCGCCGTGCTAAGTGCATTACTTAAGGATGTTGCCGATGGGACGGTCCTGGAGGCTATTGTTCGAGAGCTACGCAACTCGGCGACGAACCAAG GATCAACCCGTCTTCGGCTTGGGGGATACATCTGCGAAGTGGGAACGGGCATTGATAAATGGCCATCCGAGTCACCCAGTATGACTCCCCAGATTGTAGTCTACGTGCTGTGTTGGGGCTAA
- a CDS encoding uncharacterized protein (predicted protein), whose product MLTPTLAFVSVPCDNLRITGHFERELQPLLKRLDIPQTTSDRVIVPCLAQQLPSILQRFPDVVILKLAADCADAQASMRTITIRPELGFKYHLKLSLACHITGALRTITPWTACGGPVQTELLEKFLPDDLWVFREVAAVSGSQKDFNEARHLACILRDTLESRAQANDEVLIMAMALTQKPYGDSRTYAEILYNLETVVQKKEWFQRYVDPNTSCSSMECRLIARTKDILQSYSALCSLHWFSMESGWKATGRT is encoded by the coding sequence ATGCTCACGCCGACTCTGGCGTTTGTTTCCGTGCCATGCGACAATCTCCGTATAACGGGTCACTTTGAGCGAGAATTGCAACCTCTACTGAAGCGGCTAGACATTCCACAGACAACCAGTGATCGAGTCATCGTCCCTTGCCTCGCTCAACAGCTGCCCTCCATTCTCCAGAGATTCCCTGATGTTGTCATTCTCAAACTTGCGGCAGACTGCGCCGATGCCCAAGCATCTATGCGGACTATCACCATCCGGCCAGAGCTAGGATTCAAATACCACCTGAAGCTCTCATTGGCTTGTCATATCACCGGTGCTCTGCGAACAATCACACCTTGGACAGCCTGTGGTGGCCCAGTTCAAACGGAACTCCTGGAGAAGTTCCTTCCAGACGACCTCTGGGTATTCAGAGAGGTAGCAGCTGTCTCAGGCAGTCAAAAAGATTTCAACGAGGCGCGCCACCTGGCTTGTATCCTGCGGGATACCTTGGAGAGCAGAGCACAAGCAAATGATGAAGTTCTTATCATGGCTATGGCATTGACCCAGAAGCCCTATGGAGACAGTCGTACATATGCGGAGATTTTGTACAACCTGGAGACGGTCGtccagaagaaggaatggtTCCAGAGGTATGTCGACCCTAATACTAGTTGTTCATCTATGGAATGCAGGCTAATTGCTAgaacaaaagatatattaCAGTCCTATTCAGCCTTGTGCTCCCTCCACTGGTTCAGTATGGAATCGGGCTGGAAGGCCACGGGCAGAACCTAG
- a CDS encoding uncharacterized protein (predicted protein), which yields MHVPTLNNHGVKFDSLPPGGATLTDNLDNVWSKVHHSLLQNHVGFLLVALGLENHGGWAITLETLSTVLGGGQDSPGAKLLEYFTKDTMPFKCFLRMRMESKYRDDCQNQELTFPYITVHREGSAECDTHELSAVEVYNRDLSALVARDLTKPFLLSEESSVHTQVIPRLPVLI from the exons ATGCATGTCCCAACATTGAACAATCACGGTGTGAAATTCGACTCATTGCCACCTGGAGGAGCGACTCTGACAGATAATTTGGACAATGTCTGGAGCAAGGTCCATCATTCACTCCTCCAGAATCATGTCGGGTTCCTCCTTGTAGCATTGGGATTGGAGAACCATGGCGGATGGGCAATCACCCTAGAAACGCTATCGACAGTTTTGGGGGGTGGTCAAGACTCACCTGGAGCAAAGCTACTTGAGTATTTCACCAAGGATACAATGCCATTCAAGTGCTTcctgaggatgagaatggaaagCAAATATCGCGAT GACTGTCAGAACCAAGAACTGACCTTTCCTTACATTACAGTACATCGAGAGGGAAGTGCCGAATGTGATACTCATGAACTCTCCGCGGTGGAAGTCTATAATAGAGACTTATCAGCCCTCGTTGCACGCGACTTGACAAAGCCATTT CTTCTGAGCGAGGAATCAAGTGTGCATACACAGGTCATCCCACGATTGCCAGTGCTAATATAG